The segment TTtgttgctggacgtgtgtcGCTCTCAACAAGGATCAGTGGATGGATACATGAATGAAGATGGAATACGGCTTGCTTGATATGTATCTCTTCCACGCtggatcgatggatggaatggataGATGTATAtggattgactctctcaatcaatGGACGAACAGATGGTCTTGAATCACACAAGGATCTCTGAACGTGGTTTCTTTAGGACTTAGTGAATCACACACAAAGAACTAGAAAAATAACAACAAAGAATATACAActttgttaaaagaaaaaatctttTCTATTACTTTCAATGATCAAGGTAATTTACAATGAAGAAACAActtgagctttataggctcAACTACTGGGactctctaacagtcataaaatgacataagaaaagaaataaaaataaaaataaaagacttaGATGAGAAAGCTTTGATGGCTCCTTGAAAACTAGCTGTTAGCTCGATTTGAGCCTTCAAAAGGGAAAACTTGGATGATTTGTATCTGGACAACTTATGAATGATTCCACGGTTTAGTAGTCTCCCTGATATGATCCTGAAGCGCCTTGATGGATAATATGGCCGTTCATCTTGAGAGATAACTTGAAGAAACTCATTTAAGGCATTGAGTGTACATGATACCAAATATGGAAGGTTGGTGTAAATGAGGATCGGCCTGATCCCCTAGCTGCAGGTGCAGCTAAGGAAGTCTTGGATTTCTTCTGGATGGTTGATATGATATTCTGGCTTCCATAGATAACTATGGGTCGAACCAAATTGAATTGGTTGGAGACTTTCCATAAACAATATCGGTTTGGCTGGTTTTGGGAAATTGATTGCATCTTCGTTTTCACTTGACCAATTCTTCTGATTTTGGGCTTTATGGAAAGctaaaacattaatattaaagcCCATGATTAATTCTGGAGAAGGCCGCTTCATGGTTGGACTGAAATCCACCTCTAATAGCTGGTACTCGCAACTGGACGGGTTGGGAAACCTCTAGTTTTTAAAATCCATAACATCTTCCTCCGTGAAGAGTTGCTTGTAATTCCAAGTCTCTGTGATGAATGGTTGAGTTGGCCTTCTGTGAAAATTTGTTTCATGTCAAAATTTCTTCTGGTGGTTGAGATGTACTTCTTTGAATGAACCTTGGTCGCAGGTAGCTCTATTGAGGCAGTTGTGGCAATTGTGCTTGTCTGGCTGAGCTTCGATTCAGGTACGGTTTCTGTGGCCACAAAAAATTAGCACATCTTCCATAGTCAATAATTGGTTTTCATACTTTTCCGTTGATAGTGCAAGTAGACCTGAATAGGTTACTACGCAGCCATGACTCTTACGATGCTCTCAGGAGGAGACAGTTGTGACGAAGGACCAAATTTAGACATGTATCTCCATGTAATACGTATGGTGTCTCATCATGTTCTTCGTCATAATCATTGTATTGTGGTTCCTCATCATCGGTTTCCTGGATGACAAGACCACATTTTATTTGCTTGGGGCATGTCGTTTGTAACTGATCTCGTTCTCCATAAGAGATTCAACAAAGGGCATTGCCATTGGTATGAGCTGGCCAAGAAATGGCGATGGTGTATGTGTTCTGTCTCGGTTTTGTAGGATTAGTACGTTGTGTAGTTCATTCTGAGGTAAGGTTTTCCGAAGTATCACTTGAAATTTGAAAGCGTTTACGCAGGGTTGAGTTCCAAGAAGATCGGAGTTGGATCTCCACATAGATGATATGTTGGTGAGCCTCCAACACAGAATCCGGGTTGAATTATGCGAAGGCGACTTGTAGTTGCACACGTAGTCCTCCAGTGAAGCGAGAGATAAGTTGTTTTTCGGTTTCACCCAATGTCATCCTTGTTGTCATATAGAAGAATTTCGTAGCATATTCATCAATTGTGAGTTCCTTGTCTTAAGTTTGTAACTTGTTGTACAAGGTTCATTCATAGTTGAATGGTAAGAAACCATTGTGCATATGTTTAGTCAACTGCTCCCACGTGTTAATGCGAGGTTTGTTGTCTTGACGTCGACATTCATTGGGATGTTGCCACCAAGCCATTGCACGGCCCTTGTAACGAGTTGTAACAAGCGAAACCCGTACATCATCTGAGACTTATCTAAATTTAAGAATTTCTTTGACTATGTTTatccaataataaaatatgagtTTAGGGTACCATGGAATTTTGGAATGTCGGAACGAAAGCTGGACTCCCAACGATTTGGCTGGTTTGCTCATTGGTCATGTTCATCACCTTGAGCATTGCGGCGCTCATTGCAATGACCACCACGTCGTCGACGTTGATCAAAATTGTGCTCAACAAACACATTTCGACCAAAACTTCATCATCCAATGCGTTGAATTGAGCCTCCCGTAATTGAAGTTGATTTTGAGGGCTGTCTCCCTAAGCTACATGTTGGTTGTGTTGCTTGTGTAACACCGTTTGTAAGGCTGTAACTAAGTTTATAAAGCTGCTTGTAGACCAGTTGTAAACTCCTCGAGCATGAGACATATTTCTTCAAGTTGATCATCTGTGACTTTTCATGGTGCCATGATCGAAGGGTTTACATTGAGAAATCTAAATGGTTGTCTCTGATACCAACTATAGCGTAACAGATAATGTAGCTTCAAATTTTTAGTCAAAAATGCCTAAAAGAACCCACGAGTTTGAATCCGTGAGATCACCAATGGTCTAGCTGTAAATAAGAATTGAAAGCAAAGCTTCGTTTGATAAATTCAATAATAATGTGTCTCTTTGCAAAGCCTAGAGATCATTATATATAGTCATAGCCTCATAGGAAAAGTCCTAAGTCCTCATGGATTATGGCCTAACATTATATCCATAAGTCTTATTCTTAGTctcttaaaataaaagaaaaagttaaCGTTTATCTTACATCAATAACGATAAAGGAAAAAACACCAAAACCAAAAAGGAAAGAATGATCTACGCTGCATCAGAAGACGGTTCCATGGCCGGAGAATCTAGAATCGTGATACTTAAAAAAGACTCAAAAAAAGTAAGTAAAATTTTTTGCCGTCGTTTCAGAGCGTCACCTTCTTTACCataaattgttttgatttaccTTCGAATGTGCATTTTGTACATTTTAGCCAAGGTTAATAAGagttttttttcctaaattCCCAAATAGACATTACTATCTCTCAAATTCAATGTTTAGCCAGTAAATTGTCTTCTTAAACTGGTTCCAACAtaaattgaagaaaaaaatgtttaaaggGGGAAATCCATTTTCAGTCGGAATAGAACAATGACAAAATGAGAAAATAATTGAGTTGTGGATAACAGAAAGATATGCTGGCCATCCAAATGTTAGGTACAACAACATTTTCCATTTGTGACAcgcatatattattttctttttgctaCAATTAGGGGATATTAAACCATTGTTGAATAATTGGGTCACGTTGACCCACTAATGACAGACATGTAATtagaaaacatgaaaaaaaatctattaaatattATGTGTATCCCCTTCTTATTATTTGAAGAATATTATTAACATTAAACCTTGCTCTTATGTGTGATTAACAAGTTTGCCATTATTTAGGTGTCATCGCTAAAATCCACCGCACATCCTTTATTAAATAATCATTTCTTGTCTAGACTAATTACATGTAAAGCCATTACCAAACAATACAAGATAAGGATTATAGTATATCTTTCATTTTATGTATCTTTCTTGCGGTGAGAAGGAAAGTGGTAACATTATATTACTGCAGTGCTTgacatttgttttaaaaaacaataatatatttattatcagATAGTATATATTGTAGTATGTGAACATTGTCACATATCTTATTTTCTTGATTATGAACATTGTCACCAATCTATTATAGTATGTGAACATTGTCTTATTTGATGTTTGAAACAAACATATTTTTAGTGGTTTTGTTATATAGTACATCAAAGATTCGTAAATTTTGGTTAATAGTAACCGAAacaattttataaattgtttcaTATAATTTCTCTCTTTGGAgatgaaaaaaaattctctctTTGGTACACTGATAATTGGATAAACTATTTAATAGAGGGCTTTCTTACTTTGCAAAGTTATATGATATTAACTATAAGGTAAAACCATAATATATTCCATCATGTTCATGTTTATTTAGTCAATATATAAAACTCAAATCCGGTTAAGTTTATagtcaaatataaattttaatgttattgCCTATATTTTATTTCTCTACATTTAATactttccaaaattttcaaagagGGATCAAACAATAAGGGACTTCAGAACTTTACAATTGTGAATATATAAATACCATACTAAACTTCTAGCTACGGTATCACAACCGAGAACAATAACAGAAAATGAGTGCCAAGAATTTCATCTCCGACTTGAAACCAAAAAAGTCTATGTGTCATAATAATGGCTCATATTTTTACATGTATGTCTTCATCTGTCCATTTAATTTGGCAACTATTATTGCTAATAGATTACATTTATCCTTCTTCTATTTTAGGGATTCAGCGAAACAATAGAAAATTGTGAAAAAACTATAACATATTAGTTTACTAAGAAGACTATTactcttaattattttattttcgtttaaTCATGCTAGCAAGGTACGTCGGAAATTCCAAActgtttgtttttaattgatctgtatatcaaaatttacaaaattgtGTCATATAACATGTATTATTTGTtactatgatttttatttttttaactcatAATTTCTTTAATCCGTCTTGTGCTGATCATCACCTAGTCATAAATTATAAGAGAAATATCCTACGGTTTATTTCTTTTAACGAAAGTTTATTTTGTAAACCACTACAGATAGGAAAGGCTGTTTTATTAAATCCCATTGGTTGCTATGTCTGGAGGCAATTTTCTCAGATAACGCTTGTCCGCACGGAACCTGTTTCGGTACATTTTCGGGAAAGAGTTATATGGGACTAATCGTTTGTGTCACTGTTAAGCTGATGGCAGTGTACTGTGTTATGCAGTGATTCTCTCAATATTTTTGGTTCGGTTATATTGATGACATGTTGCACTATATTAAAGTGATTTAAACCATTGATATCGATAGAAccaacaaatatttataaactcaATTACATTATTCTGTATATTTTACATAGATTGTCATTTTCTTACTCACACTCATTCACTTTTCACTAGGAGGGTAATTATGtgtattatttcaaatttcaaaacatGGTATATGCAGATAAACAGATCAACGTTTGATATAATCTTGAAACTTAACCAACTTATATCaagaatttaataaaaaattaaaacggtTTAAAGGGGAACCACTCTCTGCCTGCATAAAACAAACAGAAACTGAGTAAGAGAATAAGTTTATGCTGGGCATCTAAATTTGGGTAGGGCTGTATTTTCCATTAATGAGACACATGTATTAGATATTTTTCAtttggtttttctttttgacatatTATTTTTCTCCAATTGCTAAAGTTGAATCATTATGGTATAGCATGTATTAAATTCGCTAAATTTATAGTAAATATGGTGGTCTTGTATTGGCCATTTGGCCTATTGGGTGCTATCATGTAGCTTTGTATGGAGATTCACGAGTTAGAATTAAAAAACTAGTTTCACGCTGTCTGAAATCAAATCTTCCCCCGAGACTCTCTTACAAGAAATGGTATATCTCAttactattctttttttttcatcataAAGAGACTTAATTAATACTCTAATAACCATCGGGTGACTATACGTTCATATGGACCAAATAGGATGACTGACTTCGTGCACCAGTGCAAGATTATCTGTTATTGTGTTCCGAGGTATATGTGTGAGATGGAAAGTAGAAAATCTTTTCTTCATGCGATGAATATCTTCAAAGTATGTTGCATAAACAAACCATTTTTGGTTCCAAAACCAATTTTACAAACTGAAAACAATCTATTACAAACGTAATACTAAATTGtcgaatttttttaatatacttcAGTGCCCAAATAAATGCTTTAAATTTTGCGTGTAGGGATGATGGTAGGCCTTGTATTTCTAGGTTTTGACGTTTTGTTAGTCATGgagttataattatataaatattttatgagtTAAATATTCATAGATGTGATGTAGATTTAATTCATTTTATCTTGGTAAAAAGAATAATgtgtttatatattaattattaatgttttgtaatcaaatatacaaataaaacctATAAACGTAGCTATAGATTAATGATATTGAAATACTGTAATATTAAACAGATAATAttagttgatatatatatatatatatatatataactgtatTTGTTTATTGATGTCTAAATAATTATATGTGATCAAGTgcataatatttattatttattattttaattttatatttaatctaAATAACCTTTAATGAATTCTTATATCTTTAacttacaataatatttttagtaacatgatataaaaattaaattttatatcatcAATAAATTTGTACATTTTTGCGATACCAATCTAAGTCATTAATTTGGATCAAACAATGGTCATTTAACTAGCTCCCCTTCATTTTAGTACTCTTTCtgtttcataattatttttatttcaaaatattatttgttattCATATTTCAacgtattttttatttttttgcatattatGTGAACAGTTTTGagcttatatattaaaggataCTTTTTGAAAAGTAACAACTTTTTCAGTTTTTGTGCTTTTAACTAATACAACTTACACATAGATAATAGAGAACCTAGGGATACATATTTGGATaggatatataatattataaagtaggattttataaataatgagttaaaattatatatatgatatatatatatatatactctttaaaatttattattttcaaatattgtcggggttataggtttataaataaaaaaagagtcCACTTCAATCTCAATCATCTAAGTTTCACTCCTTCATCCCATCTCATCCACATTGTCTCTCTAAACATTAAGATGAAATCCTTAATGAAACTCTTTGCCTCGCTGTTACTGTTCGTTTTCTTTTCTCTCCTATTtggtaaaatttatattaagttgtcaatattgcCACTGAATCTTTAGAATCCATATGAAATagtagttttaatataaaactacaGTTTCTTATATATCACTTTGGCAGGAGATATCGATGTAGTTGAGAGTTCAAATCAGAATCTTCGTTTTTCCGGTCGAAATAAATTGTTTGTGTTTGGAGATTCTTATGCTGATACTGGAAACACAAAGACTACTGATAAGGGGGCATGGGCATTCCCTTACGGTATCACTTATCCGGGTAAACCCTCTGGCAGATTCTCCGACGGCCATATCTCCACAGATTTTCTAGGTACCTCTCTATTATTTAAGCTTTTTTCCTTTTGGAGCCTAAAGCTAAAGATTTATCTTCATTATCTAGTTTGTGAGGAAATTCACTTCAGCGTCGCATAAAAAACTTGTGAAAGGAAACACACCTACTTCCTCTGTTTCAAACTAAATGTCTTTTTGAGGTTTCAGAGATAACAAATTTCTATTACAGCCTCTTTACCATCTTCCCatgcatatttatatttttaatgagtTAAATATATATGTCGAATTGTTTGACTGAACACAATTTCATCAATATTCCTTGGTTGTATTGAAACACATGTTTCCTCCATACAGCCAAATTGCTAAGGATAAAGTTACCAGTGACCTACTCCAAGAAAGATGACGTGGATAAGACACGATTACAATACGGAATGAGTTTTGCGTACGGAGGAACAGGAGTGTTCGACACTCAGGTTAATTATCCTAACATGACCGGTCAGATCAATCTTTTTGAGCAACTCCTCGGCAATGTCTACTCTCCATCCGACCTTTCTTCGTCCGTCGCTCTCGTTAGTGTTGCTGGCAACGACTACCTTTATTTCCTTTCCACGCGTCCCCTTATCGTAAGAAAACActgacgtttttttttttttttgaagataatAGTTTATCTTGAAGAAAACACTGACgtttaatagtttatttttcttGAACAAAAGGTTAGCTAAATAGattaataaatagtatattaaaatagatattactctatttatcttattaaaactagTTGATAGTCCACACCTTGTgcagattaatatataaaatacctaccaatttttaattctaatgtttattttttataaaactaaattattaaattagatacaaattttaaattaatattagaaattaaaaaaaattaatattcatattGATAGTCAGTAtactatattatgttttttcatagTTTTTATTTATGGGATGTtgattttagataaaaaaaattctatagtaataatcaaattaggaaATTTATGTTTGAAATGAAACACTTATTGTATTTGTTGGACTGAAAATAAATCCAGTAGGACTGAAAGTATTATAAACAAacacaaccaataaaacatcaATAAAGTAATAGTGTCCTTAGGTTTTAAAAGCAGTcacacaaacacaaaaataataaGTTATAAAACATTATCTCTGTAAtcttttatattatgtttataatttgttgaatttttttaatgtattacaAAACATTATCTCTGTATTCTCttagattatatttatattatgtttattatttttcagATTGTTAATGTTGTTTAATGTTTTAGTCCTAATTTTTCATGCTTACATATACTTTTAATActttagttaatttttattttgtcgtttatgtaatatttactattttggtttaaaatatattatttaaataaaatttgtgaTTTTACGGATGAATTCATTATtgcataaattaatttttgattttgatgttttttgataaaaaaataaaatttaatttatttttggttatgaatatattttttaatattaattatataaaatattttacataagtacaatttatattttttgatatatttttaagtgATGTTTTACCTCTAATTTTAACTTTAATATTGTAAAAATCTGTATTTATatcaatattttcaaaaagtaTCAGAGAAATTGACTATAATATTAGTCATTAAAAATTTAGACTAAATCTAAGATAAACgtaattatgatattatctatagatattattaatatctatttattaagtaaatatcctaaatataataataagtatatatatatactaaaatttatttgaaaaataacattatatatatcataaattacgttaatatttattaattattttaaatatcatgataaataagtaaatataattaaaattttatataatgatactaattaaaataatgacttatcctaaaattatggagaagataaaaatttaaataataattttaattaaagtaatgaaatatgtataaaattttagttttatattataatattaattaaaataaagacTTATACTAAAATTGTGGAGaagataaaattttaatttataattaataactAAACTAATGAACTATCCTAAAATTATGGAGAAgatgacaaataaacaaattaacttttaaataatagtatagatacataGAAACATTATTTGAAATAATCTTGCCAATTC is part of the Brassica rapa cultivar Chiifu-401-42 chromosome A09, CAAS_Brap_v3.01, whole genome shotgun sequence genome and harbors:
- the LOC103839285 gene encoding GDSL esterase/lipase At5g03610 encodes the protein MIYIYIYSLKFIIFKYCRGYRFINKKRVHFNLNHLSFTPSSHLIHIVSLNIKMKSLMKLFASLLLFVFFSLLFGDIDVVESSNQNLRFSGRNKLFVFGDSYADTGNTKTTDKGAWAFPYGITYPGKPSGRFSDGHISTDFLAKLLRIKLPVTYSKKDDVDKTRLQYGMSFAYGGTGVFDTQVNYPNMTGQINLFEQLLGNVYSPSDLSSSVALVSVAGNDYLYFLSTRPLIAILPFIKQVVNQIEVNLRRIHSLGIKKIAVPSLQPLGYIPHFAKGSPFIKDAVNFLVGHHNDLLHEVVAKLNNETNHSAFTIIEYNNAFLTVINNKGY